The Pongo pygmaeus isolate AG05252 chromosome 18, NHGRI_mPonPyg2-v2.0_pri, whole genome shotgun sequence DNA window agggaggaagggaaggaaggcgCCTTGCGGGCCGCGGAGCGCCGCGGCGACGGCGGCGGCGACGCCCCCTGGGTGGGGGCGGGAGGCCccgcggggccggggccgggggcgggtgcccgggcggcggcggcggcggcggcggcggttgGAGCCtggcggggcggggtggggggagcgaGGGAGCAGCCTCGGCCCCCGCCGCGCGCGCGCCCAGCCGGCGCCTCGGGGAGGGCGGGGGAGGGcgcgagggagggagggggacagCTGCGCGCGCACCGGGCGCGCGGAGGGGGGGTGGGACGGGAGGGAGGGCGGGCAGGAGGGGGTGTGGgcaggggggtgggggcggggggagggggttgTTACCTGGAAGATGAAGCTGCTCCAGTTGCTGGGATCCAtggcggagggagggagggaggtggctcGCGCTCACCCTGgggcgggaggaggaggaggcggcggtgggggagggggaacCCGGGGAGGAGGCGCGCGGGGCGGGCAGGAgggggggaggtggagggtgggggaagcGGAGCACACTGCGCGCGGGGAGGGCGGGCGGGGGGCGCGAGGACACACAAGAGGCTGGAGCGGGCGCGAGCGCTAGCGCGAGCGCGCGCGTGGCCAGCGGGAGGGGCAGGCGCGAGAGGGACTCTGGCGGGAGGAGGGACGGGGGAGCCACCCAGCAGCCCGAGTCGCCCCGAGCGCGAGACCCCTGAGACGGCTGCTGATTGGCTGACGATGGCGCAGGTGGTGGGCGCGCGGGAGACGGGGCGgcttctctcctcttccccccTCCAACGATTCCAccccccctccctcctccagcgGCCGTTATTTCGCGCGCACGCGCACAAGGCCGCCGTCGTTGCCGAGCGGGAGAATGGGGGAGCGCGCGCCGGGGGCACGGACGGGGCGGGGCTAATCCCTGAGCGCGCGCCCGCCTAACGGTCGCAGGCCTCATGCTTCGGCTTCCGCTTTTTGCGTCCTGCAGGCCACCGTCCTCCCCGCCCCATTCCAGCGGTTTATTTACAATCCTGCGATGAGTCGTTCCCCGAAGATGGCGCCCAGTGGAGTCGCCGGCCTCGTTCGCGGCCCACCCTGAAGCGGTCACACCCCGGTCCCGCCCCCGCAGCCCCAAAAATCAGGCGGAAGCACCGGAGCAAAAACTGTATTTACACAACACGGGGTtatacaaagatttaaaaaggcGGAGTGAGGAGACAACGGTCAAGAGGGGCCACAGCGCTGGCCGGCGGCAAGACCCAGGATGTTTGCCTGCAACACAGGAGGGAGGGGGACAGCGACGTTAGAGAGGGGCGCGGGGCGCAGGACAGGCAGAGGAGGGGCAGGGCCGTGACTTCACCTTCAGGAAGGACTCCATCTGTTTCCCTGTTATGCCCTCCACGCGTTCCAGGTCCTCCACCTGGCGGGACAGGATCGATGGGGGACAGGGTCTTGGGGGTACCCGGTCTCCCCCGCCTCCGCCCTCCCCCAGTCCAGTGGGTTGCTACCTGGCTGAAGGGGCCGTGGAGCTCCCGCCAGCCCACGATTAGCTGGGCCTTCTTCGGGCCAATGCGCTGAAGACTGCGGAGATCTCGGGCTGAGCCTTCGTTCAGCAGATCCAGTATTTTTTGGCGCCCATGAGCCAATAGCTCCGGGCTGATCTGTAGCTCCCAGCAGTCCTCAGCCTTCTCCTCAGGCTCTAGGGCATCCAGGGACTCCAGCTGGGAGGCAAAGGGAGATGAGTGACACGCAGGGCAGCCAAGTGCTTTGGGCTCCTCTGCCAAGACTAGAAGCCCAGCACCAGCTACCTCCTGCGCTCCAGCCTCTTCCTCTCCTGTCAAGTGTGTCCAAAATCCCGCCCTCAGGTCACTCTCTGGGTTAATTCTCATTATGCGACTAGTGAAAGAGAGGTACTACTTAGTACCTAGTGTTAATATCAGCACCTTTCTCACGGAGTTGCTGTGGAGATCAAGTGAGTTAATGAATGTAAAGCACAAAATAAGCTCTTAAATCTGGTCCCTCATCTCTAAAAGGGAAAGAATAAACTGTCTTTCAAAAGTACATGGGAGAAACTTTTTGGGTAGTTCTAGTGGTGTTCGATTCTGGGTATGcgcgcgtgtgcgtgtgtgtggtttCATGCTTGACTGCTTAGATCATAGTTCCCTAAGTTTTCCGTCTTAAGCTTGTAGAGGGCAGAAGCCAGGCTACACAGTGGAACATCCGCTCTGCGAGGTACATCCACATCACTGCCTTCCACCCTAAATGCCCTGCAAGGAACCATCCATCACCACATTCCAGGAGTAAGCAAGTTGAGGTCTGTTAATAGCTGGCGGCCATCACCCAGTTCGTTTAACCCCAAGGCCAACGCTCCTCCCCCTACAGCCTACTCCCCCTTACTTCTAGGCTCCAGGTGTAGCCTAAGCCCCCAGCTACTTTCACCTTTCTCTTCCGGCCTTTATTCTTCAGGATATGGATCTCGGCATTTGGGGATGCTGCCTGCTCCTGAACTGAAAGTAGGAATTGAGAATTGGAGTCAGGGCAAAGGGTACTTTTCACCCTCCCTGGTAGCCCTTCGGTTCTTCCATTTCTGATTCCCCAGCTCCCCTCCACCCAGAGTTAACCTGTTGTGTTTCCACATGACCTTTTTTATACCCGCATTTAAAGGAATTTCAGTCAGTCTTGCATTATCTTCCTCTACTTGTTTGTCCATCCCACTGTACTAAACACCAGAGGGCAGAGCACCCCCAGCACTGCCTCAGAgcctcctcacccctccctgGGACTGGTATGTGGTGGGAGAGCATGAATGACATGGGAGACAGCTGCTCCTAACACTTCCTCCCTTATAGGATCTCAGCTGCCTTGGCCCCCCTAGCCCCTGGAGTCAAACTTACTTAGCTGTAGGGGCATCACCACAGCCTTTTTCAGGGGCTTTGCCACTGTGACTGTGCGATGTGAAAGGGGCCGGAGCATTGTGGGACAATGGTTCTCCTTTTCCTCAGCCTTCTGGGCCAACATCTTGGCCTCCAGTTCTTTTTGCTTCGTCTTAAGCCTCTGTTGGAGAGGATCAGGGAGATGTGATCCAGACCCAACTCCAGGGCAGCCTGAAGGGCAGTGGGTTACCAGGGTGACTATGCAAGGCTCTGAGGCCCCAGAGGGCAGAGCTAGGACCAATGGGAGGTTACCAGGAGACAGGTGGAGCCTAACATAATTAAGGGCTTTCTGTGATCAGGGGGCTACCCAGTGGTGGAACAAGCCTCTGCAAATATTGAAGGGAAAGGCTTTTCAAGCACAGTCCTCAATTAATTGAGCTGGGCTTTAGTAAATGTAATGTTTAACATTTGTTGCTTTTACTTTGAACTTTTTCTTCTCACCTTCTCACATCTGATCTCAATTGTCTGTCAAAGTTCAGCCATGTTAAGGACATTCAAGCAGAAGCTGGAGAACTTCCGATGTTGGGAGAAAACTGGACTCTAGTCCAGCCTGAGTGTCCTTCCCTGTCTGAAGATCCAAGGATTGCTTCTCAAGGCCAACAGGAATCCCAGCTCCCACATCCCTAAAACACGTACCTCAATCTCTAGGTCCTTCTCTTCCACTGTCTTCATTAACACCATCCGCTCTCGCTTTGGGGTACTCAACAGAGGGGCCCCCTGGCTCCCCTGGGAGGCCAGCAGGCGGTCCAAGCTCAGGAGGCGCTCTAGCATGGCCGGGTCCATGCTGCTTAGCTTCTGTAGGGGGCTGAGCAGAAAAAGAAGTTGCTCCCCACCTACCTCCTCCCTCATCACCACCTACAGCAGCAGGACTCCCCTCACCACACCTTAACTTGGTATATCCTGTAAGCTCCAGAACCTAATGTTAACTTGCTAGGCATCCAGTTTCTCTGGGTGCAGTGTCTTCATCAGGTAAAGTGACTGCTCAGGGATGCCAGGAAATCAGGCGAACACTGGAGTGCCAGGTATGAGAGACCTAAGACACTGCCCTGCCCTGGAAGCACTGTCTACTGAGGAAATCAAGAGACCGTGATAAGGTGACAGCTAGGGCAGTGCCTGTCCATTTGGAGGAGCAGTTGCGGAAAACATCACAGAGGATGCCATCTTTAGCAGGGCTCTAAAATCCACTGAAGACCTCAGCTGCCAAGCTTCCCTGCTGTGGGCAGCTGGGAAGGCCTGTTCAAGCAGTCCTGACTGACTCTGAGCATGGTAAGgcttaacattcttttttttgttgtttttttgagacagggtcttgctctgtcacccaggctggagtgcagtgttgagatcacagctcactatagccttggcctcctggggcttaagcaatccccctgcctcagcctcctgagtagctgggtccacaggtgcatgccaccatgcccagcccagctaatttttttattttttgtagagatggggtcttactatgttgctcaggctggtcttgaactcctgggctcaagtgagccacccaccttggcctcccaaagtgctgggattacaggtgtgagccactgtgcccagtcagcaACGTctaacattcatttattttgcctGGAATCTTGCCCCACACCTCCTCACATCTGTATCAATGATCTTTCCAGGTCAGTTTGATGCCACCTTTCCCATGACACCCAGCTTAACAATGCATCTCCCTTCCTACGCTGTGAACTGGCTCCTGGAGGACAGCACTCCTGTGCTTTCCATGCCAGTGCCTTGGAACAACAGGATCAGAACATATGTGGGCAGACACTAGAAGTCATCTCTTCCTTCCTGGCTctcgcagcagcagcagcagcagctactCCTTCCTGATTCTGAATTCTCCACCTGGTATCACATACTGATGTTcccatttgacttcctctcctgTGAGGCCCCCAAGCTCTGGGTCTGCTGGGTTTGATGTGTCCAACTCTGAGCTTCCCATTACTCAGAGTGCCTGTCTGACAGCTTACCTGTGTACAATTCTGGGTGCACACAGCAGTGGGGAGTGCTGACAGATGGTTTGGGAAAGACAAGACTGAGAGATGGGGTCATGAGTGCACAAGCATCTTCTTGTGTGTGGCATCTTCCTTAACTACAGTAGCCCCCTGGGACAGAGTGGGCACTAACCCTTGGCCTCCTCAGGTCACCTCTGTTTAGTAGTTCACAGGCTTTATTTGGGCTAGGGGTAGAAACAGGGCAAAGTTAAAACTGCAACTGGCTCCTGCGGGGTGGAGGGAACAGCGCAAGGGCTAAGTGGCCAGACACAGAAAGCAAGACCCCTGAACAGAGATGACCTGAGGATTAGTACATACTGGGCCATGAGGTGGGGTGATAGGAGTTGGGGCAGGAGGTGACACAAAGGACTTAATTTAGAGACTTTATCTGGATTGAGGGTAGAAGCAGTTAGGACAGCAGCTGGCTCCCCGGAGAGTCATGGAGAAGCTGGGCACTGACACACAGACCAGGTGGTCTCAGCAGGACAGCTCTTCCAAGTCTCCTTTGCTTTGTTCTCATGGATCTGAAAGATCTGATCCAGATCACTCCTTGAACCAGAAGCAAAAATGCTCATCCTTGAAACAGCTGTCCCAAAGTGAGAAGTTTTGCTGAAGGCTAAAGGggttggaaaatggaaaggatccCCAGGAGGAGGCCTCCGTAGGTCCCCAAGGCAGCAGCACTGAGGAGAGATTGATCTTAGACTTTAGTGATTCAATGGAGTAGAATTTGGGGggggaatttatttatttatttatttatttatttattgagatggagtcttgctctgtcacctaggctggagtgcagtggcatgatcttggctcactgcaacctccacctcccagattcaagcaattctccctgcctcagcctcccaagtagctgggattacaggcgcccactaccatgcctggctaatttttgtatttttagtacagacggggtttcgccatgttggccaggctggtcttgaactcctgacctcaggtgatctgtccgccttggcctcccaaagtgctgggattacaggtgtgagccaccgcgcccagccgggggtgaattcatttatttactttgagacggagtcttgctgtgttgcccaggctggagtgcaatggccgcaatctcagctcactgcaatctctgcttcctgggttcaagggattctcctgcctcagcctcccgagtagctgggattacaggcacacgccaccacatctggctacttcttgtattttttagtagagatgaggtttcaccatgttggccaggctggtctcgaactcctgacctcaggtgatccacccaacctcagcctcccaaagtgctggggttacaggagtgagccactgcacccggcctagggTGAATTTAATGGGAGAGGAACAAGAGACCACAGCTCTCTGCTCAAGGATCTGACAAGCATTGCAGCTCTGCTGCTAAGCCACACATCAGGAAGGGGATACACCCAAGGCCCCACTGCTCACCTGAgtttctgggaggcagaggctggagctgCCATGGGCTCAGGGCTCCCGATCTCCTCTTCCTCAGGGCCTCGGGCTCTCTTTGCCTCTGGTGGACCAAGCAATTCTTTCTGAGACAGCTTAACAGGTCCCAAGACTAGATGATTGGAGGATAGGGTGGAGAGAGGGATTGGGGGTGGTCAGCCTCTGTGCTGATGCTTGGTGGTTTCAACAAACTCCCTAATTTCCAGACTCAGCGTTTCCACTCCTGCCTCCCCCAGTTCTCACCATGAGGCTGCAGGCTTTCATTGGTAAAAGGCCGGTTGATCACCTCCTTGGACCTGGCAGCAAAGTTGAGTGCGGAGACTGTGTCTAGGTAGAAGCATCTCTCAGGGGCAATGTTGGCAATAAGGATGCTGTGGGCTGAGCCACCCAGAGAGTCCTGAGGGTGAGACCAGGCAGTGGGTGGGTCAGAATCCCAGCCTTCCTATGCCTCAACTGCTattccccaccccacagcaggtcTGAGAACCTCCTTCTGCAGCCCCTTCTTCCCTGAGACAGGTGGGCCTGACCTGCAATAGGCGAGTGAGCTTGCTGTCCCGATAAGGTACACGAGGGAGGCCCTGATTCAGCGCATCTACCACTTTGCCCAGGACAAACAGGGAGGTGTTGATGGCTCCGCTCTCTTTTAGCCGAAGGCCCTTGTTGCCTGTGCGCCGGTTGTCCTCTGACCCAGCCAAGTCAATCAGATAGAGTTTTCCCTCTCGCTGGCGAAATGGGGCCAAACGTTCCCGCTGGTCCACCTGGGGGTAAGAACAAAGGTCTCGTGCTTAGCTCAGGCTTCTGGGCTTCCCAGGTCCTCACCCCTGTCTGCGGCCTCACCTTGACCAGGAGCACAGCATGACTGCGGGAGGAGCGCTGGTTGAGCCGGGTGGCTCCTACAGTCCGATTTCGACTGGCTGGCAGGAAGTGCCGCTCAAAATCAGCAAAGCTAGTGATGGGCTTCTGGGTGAGACCCGGAATCAGGATGTTCCCCCGGCAGTCTTCTCGGATTACCAGGTCTCCCGAAGCAGGGTCCAGGAGGTCTAATACCTGTGTAAGCAGTGAAGGGGAAGGGCAAGTCTCCATAGAGAGGCTGTTTCTTCCTGGGGATCAGTTTCCTTTCTCTGTTCTATTCTCGGAGTTGTACCATCTGCTACCCCAGTCTCTGTCTTTCTAGGTCTCACCTTACCTCCCTGCTACAGCAGAGCTTCATGTTCTAGAACCAGGTCTTACTTTGACCCTTTGTTGCTCCTCTCCCAACCAGCGCGGGGCCTCACCTTCTCCTGGTAGATCTCTAGGTAAGACATGGTGACAGAAAGGGCCCATGGCCGGCCCTCGGCACCTTCCTCCCTTGTGAGCTGCAGGAGGTCCATGAGAGCCCGCGGGATCACCCCAGGTTGCTCTGGGCTGCCCAGCATTGTGTGCGTCTTCCCTGGGAAGAGAGTGGAGAAAACTGTGAGGTTTTCCTCTCCGTTTCCCCAGCCCTTTCTGACCCATAGCTGTTTCTTTTCTGGCTCCCTCACCAGCTCCTGTGGGTCCATAGGCAAGCACGCTGGCATTCTGCCCTTCCAGCAAGTGCCTTAGGATGGGCTGCACTGAACCTGCATAGATGTCCTGCTGAGTACTCCTCTCCCCATAGAAGGCATCAAACctgcaagaagaaagaaagaaattagcgtgtgtgtgtgtgtgtgtgtgtgtgtgtgtgtgtgtgtgtgtgttaaggggtggagtggggtgggggtgggtaagGGATTCTACTCTCATCTGGACCTTGGATTTAAGAGAATGTCTCTATCCCCTTTCTTATACAAAGACCTTAAAAAGCATCCACCTAACACCTACTCCGTCCTCATTTCTCTATTGGTGTTAGGAATACAGACATGGATCTGATATCCCGGCTCTTGGAGTTTTGCAGTCTGGTAGGATAGATATCCACACTTCGCTGTGATTTAGGAAACGAAGATAAGAACACACTCTCGAAGGAGTAACTGATTCTGCTCAAGGAAGGAAGATTTTGaccaaagaaagaaattctgagaatCAAGAATAGCACAAAAGCAAGGCTTCCCAATCTTTTTCAAATGGCTACATGTGTAGAACATTGTATTTTACACCATAATGGGGAAAATAGAGTATGCTGCTTACGACTGAACTAGACTCCACATACCAATCACCTATTCACTGCGTTCTGGTGGGGAAGCTGCAGCTTAGGCCACAGCAGGGAATTTAGTATATGTTGAGGGAATGAGGCTGGAAAGAAACTGAAACCCAAGTTGTTAACGGCCTAGTATGGGAGCTAGCAAACTTCTGTAAAAAGGCAGATTgtacatattttaggctttgtgggccatgtgTTCCTTTTACAACTACTAACTCTGCCACTGTAGTCAGAAAGCAgctatagacaatatgtaaataaacGATAAAAGTTTATTTACTGAAAATCTTACTCCTGATCAGATTTGACCTGCAGGCCATGGTTTGCCAGCCCCCACCTAGAAAAACAGGCCAAGGAGTTTGAACTTTAAATCCCCAGTAGGATTATAAAGTAGCTGCCCTTGTGAGTTCTGTCCCCAAATCTGGGTGGTCTTC harbors:
- the KIF22 gene encoding kinesin-like protein KIF22 translates to MAAEGSTQQRRRVMAAASAASTSGAGRCRLSKIGASRRPPPARVRVAVRLRPFVDGTAGASDPPCVRGMDSCSLEIANWRNHQETLKYQFDAFYGERSTQQDIYAGSVQPILRHLLEGQNASVLAYGPTGAGKTHTMLGSPEQPGVIPRALMDLLQLTREEGAEGRPWALSVTMSYLEIYQEKVLDLLDPASGDLVIREDCRGNILIPGLTQKPITSFADFERHFLPASRNRTVGATRLNQRSSRSHAVLLVKVDQRERLAPFRQREGKLYLIDLAGSEDNRRTGNKGLRLKESGAINTSLFVLGKVVDALNQGLPRVPYRDSKLTRLLQDSLGGSAHSILIANIAPERCFYLDTVSALNFAARSKEVINRPFTNESLQPHVLGPVKLSQKELLGPPEAKRARGPEEEEIGSPEPMAAPASASQKLSPLQKLSSMDPAMLERLLSLDRLLASQGSQGAPLLSTPKRERMVLMKTVEEKDLEIERLKTKQKELEAKMLAQKAEEKENHCPTMLRPLSHRTVTVAKPLKKAVVMPLQLIQEQAASPNAEIHILKNKGRKRKLESLDALEPEEKAEDCWELQISPELLAHGRQKILDLLNEGSARDLRSLQRIGPKKAQLIVGWRELHGPFSQVEDLERVEGITGKQMESFLKANILGLAAGQRCGPS